Proteins from a single region of Dyadobacter fanqingshengii:
- a CDS encoding ankyrin repeat domain-containing protein → MTRPDALSKNERLFWSTGSGTDVWAMFCAAKNGDLETIKSLLQKDASLVRGEFEYRTPMAFAVQENQLEAAAYLLAHKASPVKSGTDDTLVQIACDRGYGQMQQLLESAMAQEKGSWQGNEIADAIRHRNLERVEHLLNVSEDYLHARDDSGNQPIHWAVMSRQPDMISLLLSKGADIHAQRPDGARPIQLTNGDYAYRGWRDVPEDAVKPHEIYKILLAHGAYLDICMASLKGDEVRVRELLNDDPSLANRVSDYVSYYPGSGAPIKNAAMAGHINIVKLLLDNGADPNLPEEGIAPKGHALHSAVVYGHHEIVKLLLDHGAYPNVPIESSADTLSAAINREDKAMVELLCSYGAAREIHLLAYYGDIQTAAAVFAANPEKANDPEALENAASEGNDSFVRLMLRYQPELPKRIAVGVKSSGPDEPTKSRELSELLFQHGMNPNYTNWLNVRPMHRFAKRGDLDNAAIFISHGAEINVLDDELCSTPLGWAAKYGKTEMVRFLLEKGADPNLPIDKTWAQPISWAKSRGQHEIVSVLEAKRFV, encoded by the coding sequence ATGACCCGACCCGATGCGCTCAGCAAAAATGAACGGCTGTTCTGGTCAACAGGATCAGGAACGGACGTTTGGGCAATGTTCTGTGCGGCTAAAAACGGGGATCTTGAAACGATAAAATCATTGTTGCAAAAAGACGCATCGCTGGTCCGCGGTGAGTTTGAATATCGAACACCCATGGCTTTTGCAGTTCAGGAAAACCAGCTCGAAGCAGCAGCTTACCTGCTTGCGCACAAGGCAAGTCCCGTAAAGTCGGGCACCGACGACACATTGGTACAGATCGCCTGCGACCGCGGTTATGGGCAAATGCAACAGCTTCTGGAATCCGCCATGGCGCAGGAAAAAGGGTCGTGGCAAGGGAATGAAATTGCTGACGCCATCCGGCATCGCAACCTTGAAAGGGTGGAGCACTTGTTAAATGTTTCAGAAGATTATCTGCATGCGCGGGACGATAGCGGTAACCAACCGATTCATTGGGCGGTCATGAGCAGGCAGCCTGACATGATTAGTTTATTGCTGTCTAAGGGAGCTGACATTCATGCACAACGACCCGATGGCGCACGTCCTATCCAGCTCACCAACGGGGATTACGCATATCGGGGCTGGCGCGATGTGCCCGAAGATGCCGTCAAGCCCCATGAAATTTATAAAATCCTGCTCGCCCATGGCGCTTACCTGGACATCTGCATGGCGTCGCTTAAAGGCGATGAGGTAAGGGTTCGTGAATTGTTGAATGATGATCCGTCCCTGGCCAACCGCGTTTCGGATTATGTGAGTTATTATCCTGGTTCCGGCGCGCCGATCAAAAATGCCGCCATGGCGGGGCATATCAACATTGTGAAATTGTTGCTGGACAATGGTGCTGACCCCAATTTGCCTGAGGAAGGCATTGCGCCAAAAGGCCATGCATTGCATTCGGCGGTGGTTTATGGTCATCACGAAATTGTAAAGCTGCTGTTGGATCACGGCGCTTATCCCAATGTCCCGATTGAGAGCTCGGCAGATACATTGTCTGCCGCAATCAACCGGGAGGATAAGGCAATGGTGGAACTGCTTTGTTCTTACGGAGCGGCACGCGAAATACATTTATTGGCCTATTATGGTGATATTCAGACCGCTGCGGCGGTTTTCGCAGCTAATCCCGAAAAAGCCAATGATCCCGAAGCGCTTGAAAATGCGGCCAGCGAGGGCAATGACAGTTTTGTCCGGCTAATGCTTCGTTATCAGCCGGAACTGCCCAAAAGAATTGCCGTCGGCGTAAAGAGCAGTGGGCCCGACGAACCGACCAAAAGTCGGGAACTGAGCGAGTTGCTTTTCCAGCATGGAATGAATCCGAATTATACCAACTGGCTTAATGTCAGACCAATGCATCGTTTTGCAAAAAGGGGTGATCTGGATAATGCAGCGATCTTCATATCGCACGGCGCCGAAATCAATGTTCTAGATGACGAGCTTTGCTCCACTCCGCTAGGCTGGGCAGCTAAATATGGCAAAACAGAAATGGTCAGATTTCTCCTTGAAAAAGGCGCCGATCCAAATTTGCCGATTGATAA
- a CDS encoding LuxR C-terminal-related transcriptional regulator, with protein sequence MKRNTDLSLQTKSQTGFGPHTNSADDPGKKPFQFDGTEQYVLEKQLAMIRTMAQLSSSGVTVYDMQNDIHIFTSKQFYKIYGYEIGELQTNINNEVYDSKIHPDDLEELKKNGYEAMQFIMNVPAEARKQYKMVSEYRILNGHKKYMHVIEQQQILEQDALGNIWLSLGVIDISPNQTDMQGVKYQINNFHTGELIHLAEPTEKGSLTDRELEVLKMISAGKLSKEIGGLLEISVHTVNTHRQRILEKLRADNSIEAVNMAKRNGLI encoded by the coding sequence ATGAAACGAAATACTGATTTATCATTACAAACCAAATCACAAACCGGCTTTGGCCCGCATACAAATTCGGCTGACGATCCGGGAAAAAAGCCATTTCAATTCGACGGAACCGAACAGTATGTGCTCGAAAAGCAGCTCGCTATGATCCGCACAATGGCCCAGCTAAGCAGCAGCGGCGTCACGGTTTATGATATGCAGAATGATATCCATATTTTCACTTCCAAACAGTTTTACAAGATTTACGGATACGAAATTGGTGAGCTGCAAACCAACATTAACAACGAAGTCTACGACAGCAAGATCCATCCCGATGATCTGGAAGAACTGAAAAAGAACGGTTATGAAGCCATGCAATTCATTATGAATGTGCCAGCGGAAGCGAGGAAACAATATAAGATGGTGAGTGAATACCGGATTCTGAATGGCCATAAAAAATATATGCACGTGATCGAGCAACAGCAAATTTTGGAGCAAGATGCGCTGGGAAATATCTGGCTTTCATTGGGTGTGATCGACATTTCACCAAACCAGACCGATATGCAGGGCGTGAAATATCAGATCAATAATTTTCATACAGGTGAGCTTATCCATCTTGCCGAACCAACCGAAAAAGGCAGCTTAACCGATCGCGAACTAGAAGTCCTTAAAATGATCAGCGCCGGAAAACTGAGTAAGGAAATTGGGGGGCTCCTGGAAATCAGCGTGCATACGGTAAACACGCACCGGCAGCGCATTCTTGAAAAACTGCGCGCCGATAATTCCATAGAGGCCGTGAACATGGCCAAACGGAATGGCTTGATCTGA
- a CDS encoding NCS2 family permease yields the protein MFSAAELKQNNTSFSTEILAGISSFLATAYIIVVNPSILSQTGMPFSAVLTATILVAFFSSLMMGLYANNPILVAPGMGLNAFFTFTAVFTEKLSWQVALGTVFWSGVFFLLLSFFNVRAYIVKAIPKSLRFAIAAGIGLFITLIGFANAKFIVAHPATMVGLGKLNASSLTFAAGLLITVVLLIRKVKGSILIGIVLTSLLAWPIGRWWGGTETIINITNIISKPDFSLIFQLDLVNSLKWSLAPIILAFVFTDMFDSLSTFVGLAEAANLLDENGEPKNIKRSLITDAFSTTIAGLVGSSPGTAYIESAVGIEQGGKTGLTAVAGAILFLPFLFLSPLLSAIPAIATAPALVLVGVFMMKPVVKINWGNLSEAFPAFFAMVLIPFTYSITQGIIWGFLSWTALHIATGKIREISLALWIIDIFAILALTL from the coding sequence ATGTTTTCCGCTGCTGAGTTAAAGCAAAACAACACTTCGTTCTCAACTGAAATTCTCGCGGGGATCTCCTCATTTCTGGCAACAGCATACATTATCGTTGTCAATCCGTCCATATTAAGCCAGACAGGCATGCCATTTTCGGCCGTGCTCACCGCCACGATCCTGGTTGCATTTTTCAGCAGCTTAATGATGGGATTGTATGCAAACAATCCAATCCTCGTTGCGCCGGGAATGGGGCTGAACGCTTTTTTTACATTCACAGCCGTTTTCACCGAAAAACTGAGTTGGCAGGTCGCGCTGGGAACGGTGTTCTGGTCAGGCGTTTTCTTTTTGTTATTGTCGTTTTTCAATGTTAGGGCATATATTGTAAAGGCTATTCCAAAATCGTTGCGGTTCGCGATAGCAGCCGGGATTGGCCTTTTTATCACATTGATTGGTTTTGCCAATGCGAAATTTATCGTTGCACATCCCGCGACGATGGTTGGTTTGGGTAAGTTGAATGCCTCTTCGCTCACATTCGCAGCCGGGCTGCTGATTACCGTGGTTTTATTGATCAGAAAAGTGAAAGGAAGCATTCTCATTGGCATTGTGCTCACGAGCTTACTGGCCTGGCCTATCGGCAGATGGTGGGGCGGAACGGAGACGATCATCAACATTACCAACATTATTTCAAAGCCCGATTTCAGCCTTATTTTTCAACTCGATCTCGTCAATTCACTCAAATGGAGCCTCGCGCCCATCATTCTCGCATTTGTTTTCACGGATATGTTCGACAGCCTGTCCACATTCGTAGGGCTGGCCGAAGCTGCCAATCTGCTGGACGAGAACGGTGAACCAAAAAATATCAAACGATCCCTTATTACCGACGCATTTTCAACAACCATTGCCGGACTGGTAGGAAGCAGCCCCGGCACAGCCTACATTGAATCTGCCGTGGGCATTGAGCAAGGCGGCAAAACGGGCCTTACTGCCGTTGCAGGCGCCATTTTATTCCTGCCATTCCTATTCTTGTCCCCGTTACTAAGTGCCATTCCAGCCATTGCAACTGCGCCGGCGCTCGTTCTCGTCGGCGTTTTTATGATGAAACCGGTCGTGAAAATCAACTGGGGGAACCTGAGTGAGGCGTTTCCTGCATTCTTTGCGATGGTGCTCATTCCGTTCACCTATTCTATCACACAGGGAATTATCTGGGGATTTCTGAGCTGGACTGCATTGCACATTGCCACAGGCAAGATCCGTGAGATTAGTCTTGCGCTGTGGATCATTGATATTTTTGCCATTCTGGCGCTCACTCTCTAA
- a CDS encoding 5'-methylthioadenosine/adenosylhomocysteine nucleosidase produces the protein MKRSLLLFLFLLVQILSIHAQNVTGVLGAFPPELVLLQSKMEDKKDTIIQQIRFTKGKLNGRQIVLAQTGIGKVNAAITTTIMIEHFKPTEIIFSGIAGGIDPTLNPGDIVIGTHVTYHDYGMAEDSGMQYWSTKNPATMLENPRSFICDSSLVQKALAVSKGLSFSKIKRGNGSFEPAVKKGIIVTGDVFVSSEIITRRLRKELNAAATEMEGAAIAQTCYQQNTPFLIIRSLSDNANDKAQNDIMTFYDIAAHNAATLVMALVGKM, from the coding sequence ATGAAAAGATCACTCCTGCTTTTTCTCTTTTTACTTGTCCAAATTCTAAGCATTCATGCCCAAAACGTGACCGGTGTGCTTGGTGCTTTCCCACCTGAACTGGTTTTGCTGCAAAGCAAAATGGAGGATAAAAAAGACACCATCATACAACAAATCCGTTTCACAAAAGGGAAATTGAATGGCCGACAGATCGTCCTCGCTCAAACGGGGATCGGTAAAGTGAATGCTGCCATTACCACCACGATCATGATCGAGCATTTCAAACCAACGGAAATTATCTTTTCGGGCATTGCCGGCGGCATCGATCCAACCCTTAACCCGGGCGACATTGTGATTGGCACGCACGTAACTTACCACGACTACGGCATGGCAGAAGACAGCGGAATGCAATATTGGTCTACCAAAAACCCGGCGACGATGCTGGAAAACCCGCGATCATTTATTTGCGATAGCTCATTGGTACAGAAAGCATTAGCTGTGTCGAAGGGTTTGTCATTTTCCAAAATCAAACGAGGAAATGGCAGCTTTGAACCGGCAGTTAAGAAAGGCATAATTGTTACCGGCGATGTGTTTGTATCTTCTGAAATCATCACACGGCGACTCCGCAAAGAACTGAATGCCGCAGCCACCGAAATGGAAGGCGCAGCCATTGCACAGACGTGTTACCAGCAAAATACGCCGTTCCTGATCATCCGCAGCCTCAGCGATAACGCGAACGATAAGGCCCAAAATGACATCATGACGTTTTACGATATTGCAGCGCACAATGCCGCCACGCTGGTGATGGCCTTGGTTGGGAAAATGTAA
- a CDS encoding Gfo/Idh/MocA family protein yields MMTSRRKFISSASAMMAGAGLSTALPSSLSAFPKFFSPADTIRVAAIGINGMGWADLNAVLKNPGVTCVALCDVDRNVLDKRAAELAAKGMKVKTYGDYRKMLEDKDIDAVVIGSPDHWHCLMMVEACEAGKDVYVEKPIGNSIEECRIMVAAQERYKRVVQVGQWQRSQKHFRDAIEFVHSGKLGKIGLVKVWGYFNYGAPISAIPDSAAPAGVDYDMWLGPAPKRPFNTNRFHGTFRWFWDYAGGIMTDWGVHLLDYALLGMKAGAPKSISAAGGMVLNFGVDAPDTLTTVYEFDGFNIQWEHAIGYGAGIYNREHGIAFMGGNGTLILDRRGWEVVPQAQKMEAVPFQKSSDNGLDLHAKNFVDVIQSRKIEDLNAPIQVGADVAILSQMGNIAYRTGKKMDWNEEKGKFNDSDANKLIEKDYHNGYKMPKG; encoded by the coding sequence ATGATGACTTCCAGGAGAAAATTTATCAGCTCGGCTTCGGCGATGATGGCTGGCGCAGGGCTGTCGACGGCGTTGCCTTCTTCCCTATCCGCATTTCCAAAGTTTTTTTCTCCCGCCGACACCATTCGCGTGGCGGCCATCGGGATCAATGGAATGGGCTGGGCTGACCTGAATGCTGTCCTTAAAAATCCTGGCGTCACATGTGTTGCGTTGTGTGATGTGGACAGGAATGTACTGGATAAGCGTGCGGCCGAACTTGCTGCGAAGGGCATGAAGGTTAAAACTTACGGAGATTACCGTAAGATGCTGGAAGACAAGGACATTGATGCTGTCGTGATCGGATCGCCGGATCACTGGCATTGCCTGATGATGGTGGAGGCTTGCGAGGCAGGAAAAGACGTGTACGTTGAAAAGCCGATCGGTAATTCAATTGAGGAATGCCGGATTATGGTGGCTGCGCAGGAGCGTTACAAGCGCGTGGTGCAGGTGGGACAATGGCAGAGGAGCCAGAAACACTTCCGGGACGCTATTGAATTTGTACATTCAGGAAAGTTGGGAAAAATTGGGTTGGTCAAAGTTTGGGGATATTTCAATTACGGCGCCCCTATATCAGCCATCCCCGATAGCGCAGCACCCGCAGGCGTTGATTATGATATGTGGCTTGGACCCGCTCCAAAACGGCCTTTCAATACAAACCGCTTTCACGGCACCTTCCGATGGTTTTGGGACTACGCAGGTGGCATTATGACCGACTGGGGCGTTCACTTGCTGGATTATGCCTTGCTGGGAATGAAAGCAGGTGCGCCAAAAAGCATCTCCGCTGCGGGTGGCATGGTCCTGAATTTCGGGGTGGATGCGCCGGATACACTCACCACAGTTTACGAATTTGACGGCTTTAACATTCAATGGGAACACGCGATTGGCTATGGGGCCGGCATTTATAACCGCGAGCACGGTATTGCATTCATGGGCGGAAACGGAACGCTTATTTTGGACCGAAGAGGCTGGGAAGTGGTGCCGCAGGCACAAAAAATGGAAGCAGTGCCATTTCAAAAATCGTCCGACAATGGCCTGGATCTTCATGCCAAAAACTTCGTTGACGTCATTCAGTCCAGAAAAATAGAAGATTTAAACGCGCCTATCCAGGTCGGTGCTGATGTTGCGATCTTGTCGCAAATGGGCAACATTGCCTATCGCACAGGAAAGAAAATGGATTGGAATGAGGAGAAAGGAAAGTTCAACGACTCCGACGCTAACAAGCTGATTGAAAAGGATTACCACAACGGCTATAAAATGCCGAAGGGATAA
- the map gene encoding type I methionyl aminopeptidase: MSITKEEELKGMQRASEVVALILKEMTRFAKPGISTKELDNFGAALFKDLGAKSAPNLAYGFPGWTCISVNNEFCHGIPTSQTVLRDGDLVNIDVSAEVNGYWSDNGGSFVLGPDKNGHQQLVNASKEILKKAISNIKGGVRISDIGFLIETEAKKRGYKVIKNLNGHGIGRSLHEEPSEIANYRDRSNTRRFKKNSVVAIETFISTRSTLAVESGDGWTTVGDKGGFMAQHEHTIVVTDGAPIILTHSNDIWA, encoded by the coding sequence ATGTCGATTACCAAAGAAGAAGAATTGAAAGGAATGCAACGCGCGAGCGAAGTTGTTGCATTGATTCTCAAAGAGATGACGCGTTTTGCGAAGCCAGGAATATCAACCAAAGAACTAGATAATTTCGGGGCTGCGCTTTTCAAAGATCTTGGTGCCAAGTCGGCGCCGAACCTGGCCTATGGGTTTCCCGGCTGGACTTGTATTAGTGTCAATAATGAATTTTGTCATGGCATACCAACATCTCAAACGGTGCTTCGCGACGGTGACCTGGTTAATATCGATGTTTCGGCAGAGGTGAATGGTTACTGGTCCGACAATGGCGGATCATTTGTTCTGGGCCCGGACAAGAACGGGCATCAGCAGCTTGTGAATGCTTCCAAAGAGATCCTGAAGAAAGCCATCAGCAATATTAAGGGAGGCGTTAGGATCTCCGATATTGGTTTTTTAATTGAAACGGAAGCAAAAAAGCGCGGCTATAAGGTGATCAAAAACCTGAACGGTCACGGGATCGGGAGAAGCCTGCATGAGGAACCTTCGGAAATAGCCAATTATCGCGACCGTTCTAATACAAGGCGCTTTAAGAAAAATTCAGTGGTAGCCATTGAGACATTTATTTCAACGCGCTCGACGCTTGCAGTGGAGTCGGGGGACGGCTGGACAACGGTAGGGGATAAGGGTGGCTTCATGGCGCAACACGAGCATACGATCGTGGTGACCGACGGCGCACCAATTATTTTAACACATAGCAATGATATTTGGGCGTAA
- a CDS encoding restriction endonuclease subunit S — translation MSAQLFESTSYFDLADCELVELGAVASMTTGCQYPQFEWADEDLQPFALIEKIAGGNIMLGEPRFMRVSEREKWKFGFRQGDIIFIHNSSPAQLGKCVLFDLPEFVLHTKYLRLVANEHISGKFLLLMLNKLRSEGRFHRIAKQRGHVSYITIDDLKKLKIPVPGIEDQKQLLEMSESPFRLSAI, via the coding sequence ATGAGCGCGCAATTATTTGAATCCACAAGCTATTTTGACCTCGCAGACTGCGAATTGGTGGAACTGGGCGCTGTGGCCAGCATGACCACGGGCTGCCAATATCCGCAATTTGAGTGGGCGGATGAAGATTTGCAACCATTCGCGCTCATTGAAAAGATCGCGGGTGGCAACATTATGCTGGGAGAACCCAGGTTTATGCGTGTTTCCGAGCGTGAGAAATGGAAGTTTGGATTCAGGCAGGGTGACATTATTTTTATCCATAACAGCAGTCCGGCGCAGCTAGGCAAATGTGTCCTGTTCGATCTTCCAGAATTCGTTCTGCATACAAAATATCTGCGTTTGGTCGCGAACGAGCATATAAGCGGCAAATTTCTGCTGTTAATGCTGAACAAGTTACGCTCGGAAGGCCGGTTTCACCGTATTGCAAAACAACGGGGCCATGTTTCCTACATTACCATCGACGATCTCAAAAAACTGAAAATTCCTGTTCCCGGAATCGAGGACCAGAAACAGCTGCTCGAAATGTCCGAAAGTCCCTTTCGCCTGTCTGCCATTTAG
- a CDS encoding LytR/AlgR family response regulator transcription factor has translation MKVLIIEDEGQTAERLENLVHKYDKTIRVIDKIPSVEKTLAYFAKDDAELPDLIFMDIHLEDDLGFRILEELKLTIPVIFTTAFNEYALRAFKTFSIDYLLKPIDYQELSDAIDKFKSIVKPTLATDRLDQFLENYRQSTYKDRFMVTAGTRLQSISVAQIAYFSYERKTTLVNTADGKFYSLDYSLEKLLEMVDPRQFFRVNRTYVVSMPAIRSINQHPRGKMVVEIEPNPRNEVCVSIDRITAFKEWLGK, from the coding sequence ATGAAAGTATTGATCATAGAAGACGAAGGCCAAACAGCCGAGCGCCTGGAAAACCTTGTTCATAAGTATGACAAAACAATTCGTGTGATCGACAAAATTCCGTCTGTCGAGAAAACATTGGCATATTTTGCAAAAGACGATGCTGAGCTTCCCGATTTGATCTTCATGGATATTCACCTTGAAGATGACCTCGGTTTTCGGATTTTAGAAGAGCTGAAACTGACCATTCCCGTTATTTTTACTACGGCTTTTAATGAATATGCGTTGAGGGCTTTCAAAACATTCAGCATTGATTATTTACTAAAACCGATTGATTACCAGGAGCTTTCCGATGCCATTGACAAGTTCAAAAGCATAGTGAAACCAACATTGGCAACAGACCGTTTGGACCAGTTTCTTGAAAATTATAGGCAATCCACTTACAAAGACAGGTTTATGGTCACTGCGGGCACCCGCTTGCAAAGCATTTCGGTTGCGCAAATTGCCTATTTCTCCTATGAGCGGAAAACCACGCTGGTTAACACGGCCGACGGTAAATTTTACAGCCTGGATTACAGTTTGGAGAAGCTTTTGGAAATGGTGGACCCCAGGCAGTTTTTCCGGGTCAACCGCACGTATGTCGTTTCAATGCCTGCTATCCGCTCGATAAACCAACACCCGAGGGGCAAAATGGTTGTCGAAATAGAGCCAAATCCGCGTAACGAGGTTTGCGTGAGCATTGACAGGATCACGGCTTTTAAAGAATGGCTGGGCAAATAG
- a CDS encoding sensor histidine kinase, whose translation MRLISTSNLFSKQEWQLAAGIVCIYLPVRIFVSNTVLSGEVILSKAPLWLAEFLVNLLFFRLWIFIIGAIQYSSGRLNLSPFKLPRRLFTYVVGLFLAILFNFAFIFLWLNMEKLLAQQLHITIKRTEQETQPFHLQQKAKANTALTVMAMLATIYMVSVKRSNEQLEQVSLRAERLEKENLQTRFLALKNQLSPHFLFNSLSILTSLIEKNPQQSVLYVNRLSKSYRYILDHSDQESVTLKTELDFINAYVFLLKSRFEEKMQVNIEIPQAALDQYKIAPLTLQLLIENAVKHNQMSLENPLLITIEMIGYQLVVTNPVRRRNGVPASAEIGLPNIIRRYGLLTNEPVTVSETDDLFIVKIPLLT comes from the coding sequence ATGCGATTGATTTCAACCTCAAATCTATTTTCAAAACAAGAGTGGCAACTTGCAGCCGGGATCGTGTGCATTTACCTTCCCGTGCGGATCTTCGTGAGCAACACGGTGCTTTCCGGCGAAGTAATTTTAAGCAAAGCGCCACTCTGGCTTGCCGAATTCCTGGTTAACCTGCTGTTTTTCAGACTCTGGATTTTCATTATCGGCGCTATACAATATTCTTCGGGCAGGCTTAATTTATCCCCGTTCAAGTTGCCGAGGCGCTTGTTTACGTATGTTGTAGGCTTGTTTCTGGCGATTCTTTTCAATTTTGCCTTCATATTCCTATGGTTGAATATGGAGAAATTATTGGCGCAGCAGCTGCATATCACCATTAAAAGAACAGAACAGGAGACGCAGCCTTTCCATCTCCAGCAAAAAGCCAAGGCTAACACGGCATTGACGGTGATGGCTATGCTTGCGACAATTTATATGGTTTCCGTCAAACGCAGCAACGAGCAATTGGAACAAGTGAGCCTGCGCGCGGAAAGGCTTGAAAAAGAGAATTTGCAAACGCGTTTTCTTGCACTGAAAAACCAGCTGAGCCCGCATTTTCTTTTCAACAGTTTGAGCATCCTTACTTCCTTAATCGAAAAGAACCCGCAGCAGTCTGTGTTGTATGTTAACCGGTTGTCAAAATCCTATCGTTATATCCTGGATCATTCCGATCAGGAATCGGTAACATTGAAAACGGAGCTTGATTTCATTAATGCTTACGTTTTTTTGCTAAAATCGAGGTTTGAAGAAAAAATGCAGGTTAACATTGAAATCCCGCAAGCGGCTCTGGATCAATATAAAATTGCTCCGCTAACCTTACAATTGCTGATTGAAAATGCAGTGAAGCATAATCAGATGTCGCTGGAAAATCCGCTGTTAATCACCATCGAAATGATTGGTTACCAGCTCGTTGTGACTAATCCGGTGAGGAGAAGGAACGGGGTCCCGGCTTCGGCAGAAATTGGACTGCCTAACATTATCCGCAGATATGGCCTGCTTACCAATGAGCCCGTAACAGTTTCAGAAACAGACGATTTGTTTATTGTGAAAATTCCTTTGCTAACATGA
- a CDS encoding AraC family ligand binding domain-containing protein, which translates to MPPIKFTVRKRFHLLQCKTRTLDSGREHLAHYRLIFVISGEGKFVLNREIHSYSNGGVIFLEPDQQPMFQEDRGTEILMIAFDTHLADDFQRKKAYSPDFADIYKQVENLCKNIRLIQGKPVKNDRDAQTVSYLVNQISFELSQQSSSFIKLIRSSIELIVTILARNNFECKKAEEKPLQHNLSESMIGYVKSQIQQNKSIRIGELLMKFNISEEAANLCMLNHTGMSLRNFIFKYKADLFKSRMLKMDISEFSARL; encoded by the coding sequence ATGCCACCCATTAAGTTTACAGTCCGCAAGCGTTTTCATTTGCTTCAATGTAAAACCCGCACGCTGGATTCCGGCCGGGAACATCTTGCGCATTACCGGCTCATTTTTGTGATATCCGGGGAAGGAAAATTCGTTTTAAATCGCGAAATCCATTCTTATTCCAACGGTGGCGTCATTTTTCTCGAACCGGACCAGCAACCCATGTTTCAGGAGGATAGGGGAACGGAGATTTTGATGATTGCATTCGATACGCATTTGGCGGACGATTTTCAGCGAAAAAAAGCATACAGTCCGGATTTTGCGGACATCTACAAACAGGTTGAGAATTTGTGTAAAAACATCAGGCTTATCCAGGGAAAACCTGTTAAAAATGATCGGGATGCGCAGACCGTCAGTTACTTAGTCAACCAAATTTCATTTGAGCTTTCACAGCAATCATCCTCATTCATTAAACTTATCCGAAGCAGCATTGAGCTCATCGTGACGATTTTGGCAAGGAATAATTTCGAATGCAAAAAGGCCGAGGAAAAGCCTTTGCAGCACAATCTTTCGGAATCCATGATCGGATATGTCAAAAGTCAGATCCAGCAGAATAAGAGCATTCGGATAGGGGAACTGCTGATGAAATTCAATATTTCCGAAGAAGCGGCCAACCTATGCATGCTGAACCACACCGGCATGTCGCTGCGTAACTTCATTTTCAAATACAAAGCCGATCTTTTTAAGAGCAGAATGCTGAAAATGGATATTTCGGAATTTTCGGCGCGGTTATAA
- a CDS encoding LytR/AlgR family response regulator transcription factor — MNVLIVEDEELSAERLQKLILGIDPSIQVLAIIPSVLETIAYLENDAKIKPDLIFLDIHLEDDNGFRIIESLNLLIPVIFTTAFDEYLLKAFRANSIDYLLKPINPLELQAALVKFRKLSAISQHSQTVVPVDVAANEPYKDRFLCTAGPRIFTFKTSEIAYFTIEERATFLRLYDGRHFAVEYSLEKLSQILDPGHFFRINRTLLISIDAIRDIHTISAGRLKIELNPAPSQEVNVSPDRITGFKNWLGR, encoded by the coding sequence ATGAATGTGCTCATTGTTGAAGACGAGGAACTGAGTGCGGAGCGCTTGCAAAAACTGATTTTGGGGATCGATCCTTCCATTCAGGTGCTGGCCATTATCCCCTCGGTCCTGGAAACGATTGCTTACCTTGAAAATGATGCGAAAATCAAACCTGACCTCATTTTCCTGGACATTCACCTCGAAGATGACAATGGTTTCAGGATCATTGAAAGCCTTAATCTGCTGATCCCCGTCATTTTCACCACCGCTTTTGATGAATATCTGCTGAAAGCATTCAGGGCCAACAGCATCGATTATCTTTTGAAACCCATTAATCCGCTGGAGTTACAGGCTGCACTGGTGAAGTTCAGGAAGTTATCAGCCATTTCCCAGCATAGTCAAACGGTTGTGCCGGTGGATGTGGCTGCTAATGAGCCATATAAAGATCGTTTCTTGTGCACGGCGGGTCCACGGATCTTTACCTTTAAAACATCGGAGATCGCCTATTTCACCATTGAAGAGCGGGCCACGTTTCTGAGGCTTTACGATGGGAGGCATTTCGCGGTGGAGTATAGTTTGGAAAAATTGTCACAAATCCTCGATCCGGGCCATTTTTTTCGCATTAACCGCACCCTGCTCATTTCAATCGATGCTATCCGCGACATTCACACCATTTCAGCGGGCAGACTGAAAATTGAGCTCAATCCGGCTCCGTCGCAAGAGGTGAACGTGAGCCCTGACCGCATTACGGGTTTCAAAAACTGGCTGGGAAGATAG